In Carassius gibelio isolate Cgi1373 ecotype wild population from Czech Republic chromosome B19, carGib1.2-hapl.c, whole genome shotgun sequence, one DNA window encodes the following:
- the LOC127979631 gene encoding C-type lectin domain family 4 member F isoform X2: MADTYANGDFVRLKYNKQPTSVDEADQCIYGNSDDLDLDPKTKDIADASEHTFSSRKEKDQSCKAVLLAVLSVSLLVALCVLGILYSQLLRSSDLLKEQNRNAAADFEIQQQIPTDSTFERRKYYYFSSEKLNWMESRDYCTRTGGQLVTITGKGDQYNLASKLKEPHWIGLHDLYTEGHWMWVDNTTLTGETFWHKRTAGLSEPDNWTQEDSEGEDCAFLETKSEWFDAPCSKLKKFICEK; encoded by the exons ATGGCAGATACCTATGCAAATGGTGACTTCGTAAGGCTAAAATATAACAAACAGCCAACCTCAGTTG ATGAAGCAGACCAGTGCATTTATGGAAACAGTGATGACCTGGACTTGGATCCAAAGACAAAAGACATTGCAG ATGCATctgaacacacattttcatctaGGAAAGAGAAAGACCAGTCCTGTAAGGCAGTTCTTCTTGCTGTCCTTAGTGTCTCTCTGCTCGTGGCTCTGTGTGTTCTGGGAATTCTCT ATTCCCAACTACTGAGGTCATCTGATTTGTTAAAAGAGCAGAACAGAAATGCTGCAGCCGACTTTGAAATACAGCAGCAGATTCCCACAG ACAGCAcatttgaaagaagaaagtaCTACTATTTCTCTTCAGAAAAACTCAACTGGATGGAAAGTCGAGATTACTGTACGAGAACTGGAGGTCAGCTGGTCACAATAACAGGCAAAGGGGATCAG TATAATTTGGCCTCAAAGCTGAAAGAGCCACATTGGATTGGACTACATGATTTGTACACTGAAGGACACTGGATGTGGGTGGACAACACAACTCTCACAGGAGAAAC GTTCTGGCATAAAAGGACAGCTGGTCTATCTGAACCTGATAACTGGACACAGGAGGACTCCGAAGGAGAAGACTGTGCTTTTCTGGAAACTAAGAGTGAATGGTTTGATGCTCCATGCTCAAAACTAAAAAAGTTCATCTGTGAAAAGTAA
- the LOC127979631 gene encoding C-type lectin domain family 4 member F isoform X1: MADTYANGDFVRLKYNKQPTSVDEADQCIYGNSDDLDLDPKTKDIAGASQYASEHTFSSRKEKDQSCKAVLLAVLSVSLLVALCVLGILYSQLLRSSDLLKEQNRNAAADFEIQQQIPTDSTFERRKYYYFSSEKLNWMESRDYCTRTGGQLVTITGKGDQYNLASKLKEPHWIGLHDLYTEGHWMWVDNTTLTGETFWHKRTAGLSEPDNWTQEDSEGEDCAFLETKSEWFDAPCSKLKKFICEK, encoded by the exons ATGGCAGATACCTATGCAAATGGTGACTTCGTAAGGCTAAAATATAACAAACAGCCAACCTCAGTTG ATGAAGCAGACCAGTGCATTTATGGAAACAGTGATGACCTGGACTTGGATCCAAAGACAAAAGACATTGCAGGTGCCTCTCAAT ATGCATctgaacacacattttcatctaGGAAAGAGAAAGACCAGTCCTGTAAGGCAGTTCTTCTTGCTGTCCTTAGTGTCTCTCTGCTCGTGGCTCTGTGTGTTCTGGGAATTCTCT ATTCCCAACTACTGAGGTCATCTGATTTGTTAAAAGAGCAGAACAGAAATGCTGCAGCCGACTTTGAAATACAGCAGCAGATTCCCACAG ACAGCAcatttgaaagaagaaagtaCTACTATTTCTCTTCAGAAAAACTCAACTGGATGGAAAGTCGAGATTACTGTACGAGAACTGGAGGTCAGCTGGTCACAATAACAGGCAAAGGGGATCAG TATAATTTGGCCTCAAAGCTGAAAGAGCCACATTGGATTGGACTACATGATTTGTACACTGAAGGACACTGGATGTGGGTGGACAACACAACTCTCACAGGAGAAAC GTTCTGGCATAAAAGGACAGCTGGTCTATCTGAACCTGATAACTGGACACAGGAGGACTCCGAAGGAGAAGACTGTGCTTTTCTGGAAACTAAGAGTGAATGGTTTGATGCTCCATGCTCAAAACTAAAAAAGTTCATCTGTGAAAAGTAA
- the LOC127978842 gene encoding C-type lectin domain family 4 member F-like, which yields MSESIYANVNSDITCDTDRGTKASHTPQQSGSDLVQIRRFRTTAVCSLLLYVLLLTAVIVLCVYIHTKNTTYTEETHKLLTKINNLTEQSDLLLTKYINMTNEMNGLLIKNEILTKQRDQFNQERNNMQKIINETEGWVHPTFSLYFMSSMKKSWTESRRDCTERGADLIIINNREEQDFVTKITDKGEFWIGVTDAKEEGRWKWVDGTSVTSGFWASSGHITEPNGGRRENCAVTYLKRHPELIGWIDADCNGAYQWICEKRSRP from the exons ATGTCTGAGAGTATTTATGCCAATGTTAACAGTGACATAACATGTGATACGGACAGAGGAACCAAGGCAAGCCATACACCTCAACAATCAG GAAGTGATTTAGTGCAGATCAGACGTTTCAGAACAACTGCAGTGTGTTCGTTGCTGCTGTATGTTCTTCTGTTGACTGCGGTCATAGTGCTGTGTGTCTACATCCATACAAAGAACACAACCTACACAGAAGAGACACACAAGCTACTAACCAAGATTAACAACCTCACAGAACAGAGTGACCTGCTTCTAACCAAGTACATAAACATGACAAATGAAATGAATGGATTATTAATCAAGAATGAAATCCTGACTAAACAACGAGACCAGTTCAATCAAGAAAGAAATAACATGCAGAAGATTATCAATGAAACAG AAGGATGGGTACACCCTACTTTCAGCTTATACTTCATGTCGTCAATGAAGAAGAGCTGGACTGAGAGCAGAAGAGACTGTACAGAGAGAGGGGCAGATCTGATCATCATAAACAACAGAGAGGAACAA GATTTTGTTACAAAAATTACTGATAAAGGAGAATTCTGGATTGGTGTAACTGACGCCAAGGAAGAGGGCAGatggaaatgggttgatggcaCCAGCGTGACGTCTGG GTTCTGGGCATCCAGTGGACATATAACAGAGCCAAATGGAGGAAGACGAGAGAATTGTGCTGTGACTTATTTAAAAAGGCACCCTGAATTAATAGGGTGGATTGATGCTGATTGCAATGGTGCTTATCAATGGATCTGTGAGAAGAGATCTCGTCCCTAG